CAGACCGTCGACAAAATGCACTTTACGCAAAGCGTAAGGTGCATTTTTCAATTTCAGTTATCCAATTTTCACTGCAAAAACGCAGTTTTTCGAAAAAACGTTGAAAAACAGGCGGTAATATACCCCTGCGTTTCTTCCAGGTCGCCAGTTTTTTCAGATTCATGCATGCAAAAGTAAGCGTCACCTGCATTTTCACTTTCTGCAGGCCACGCAGTTGCGTATAGCGCATTGCATGCTTTTCTTTTGCATCTGCAAAGACACGCTCAATTGTTTGCGAGCGCAATTTGTAAATATCGCGATATATCGGCATGTGCCGATACTCATCAGCAAGTTCCAGATAGGATTCCCATACATGCCTTTGGACTTGCTTTTGATGCGCTTTGCTCTGCGTGCATTGCTCTAAATGCGGACACACTTTGCATTGTTTTGCATCGCTTTTATATTCTTGATATCCTTCACGATTCGTCGTACTGTAGCCAAGCGCCTGGTTGCCAGGGCAAATCATGCATTCATAATATTCATCATATACGTATTCATATTTCTTGAAGAACCCTTCTTTTGTCATAGGACGCTTGTAGGGAACGACAGGAATTCGGCCACTGTCGATAATTTGTTTCATAATCCAGGGCGTTTTGTAGCCCGCATCGACGGCAACGGTTTCGGTTTCAGGGAAATAACTGACGACTCGTTCATACAGTTCATCAAACAATCGACTGTCATTAACATTGCCCGCTGCGACTTCGTATCCTAATATGAAGTTATGCCGGTCACAAGCCGTGTTGGTTACGTAGGCAAAGCATTTTTCATGCTCGCCTTTATGAAACAAGCCGCTTTCCGGATCCGTCGTACTTTGCGTGATGGTTTTACCTTGCGGCGGATTTTCATCGTCGTCTTTATCTTTTAACCGTTTCTTGCCATGGTTTTCGCGATCGGCTTGAATTTCCGCATTCAGTTCATCTTGATATTGCTTGGCCGGAATCGGCACAAACACTTTTGCGCTTTTCTTTTTGTTGGCTCGTGCTTTGATATGGGTTCCGTCAATGAATACGGAACTTGCATCAATGAAACCGCAGTTTACTGCTTCGTACAGGATGCGCATAAAGATCCGCTCAAACACATCGCTTCCTTGAAAACGCCGGGTATAATTCTTGCCGAAGGTTGAAAAGTGCGGGACTTTTTCGGTAAGGCCGTATCCGATAAACCAGCGGTAAGCCATATTTACTTCAATTTCTTTCATGGTTTGACGCATGCTACGAATGCCGAACAGGTATTGAATCAGTACGATCTTAAACAGACTCACCGGATCAATTCCTGGTTTGCCTCGTTCGGAGTCGCTATATAAACCGTCGACTTCGTCGTAGATGAAGCGAAAATCGATGGCTCGTTCAATGTCTCGTAATATATGATCTTTCGGTACTAAATCTTCTAAGCAGAAGAATTCAATTTGGCTTTGTTGACTTCGATCTTTTTTCTCGTACATAAAATCACTCCCGCTAATGATTTTATCATATCATTAGCGGGAGTGGAGTTTTGTCTACAGTCTGAGCAGCCTGCCTATGCAGACTGCTTATTTTTTTACTCGTCGCTCTTCTTTTCGACTAACGCCATTGCGACGACCGTGTCGTCACTGGCGGTCTTCATCAGTTTCACGCCTTGCGTGTTGCGGCTGATCAACGATACTTCTTCCAGATCGA
Above is a window of Azotosporobacter soli DNA encoding:
- a CDS encoding IS1182 family transposase, coding for MYEKKDRSQQSQIEFFCLEDLVPKDHILRDIERAIDFRFIYDEVDGLYSDSERGKPGIDPVSLFKIVLIQYLFGIRSMRQTMKEIEVNMAYRWFIGYGLTEKVPHFSTFGKNYTRRFQGSDVFERIFMRILYEAVNCGFIDASSVFIDGTHIKARANKKKSAKVFVPIPAKQYQDELNAEIQADRENHGKKRLKDKDDDENPPQGKTITQSTTDPESGLFHKGEHEKCFAYVTNTACDRHNFILGYEVAAGNVNDSRLFDELYERVVSYFPETETVAVDAGYKTPWIMKQIIDSGRIPVVPYKRPMTKEGFFKKYEYVYDEYYECMICPGNQALGYSTTNREGYQEYKSDAKQCKVCPHLEQCTQSKAHQKQVQRHVWESYLELADEYRHMPIYRDIYKLRSQTIERVFADAKEKHAMRYTQLRGLQKVKMQVTLTFACMNLKKLATWKKRRGILPPVFQRFFEKLRFCSENWITEIEKCTLRFA